In Arthrobacter citreus, a single genomic region encodes these proteins:
- a CDS encoding ABC transporter ATP-binding protein, translating into MTLLHVKDVSGGYTRLPVIKDVSFTINKNELVGLIGLNGAGKSTTIKHILGLLKPLKGEILVNGQSFDKDPTTYRANLSYVPETPMIYEELTLQEHLEITALAYNIPENDFKKRSEVLLKTFRLYEKRKYFPSTFSKGMKQKVMIICALIVQPQLYIIDEPFLGLDPIAINDLLEILKEEKEKGAGILMSTHILSTAQIYCDSFIILHEGVIIAKGTLAELQNQYKMPNASLDEIYIFATKEREI; encoded by the coding sequence ATGACATTATTACATGTAAAAGATGTCTCGGGTGGATATACACGCCTGCCAGTCATTAAAGATGTTTCGTTTACGATTAATAAAAATGAGCTTGTTGGACTGATTGGTTTAAATGGTGCTGGTAAAAGTACAACAATAAAACATATTTTAGGACTCTTGAAGCCTTTAAAGGGTGAAATATTAGTTAATGGACAATCATTTGATAAAGATCCAACTACATACCGTGCAAATTTATCATATGTTCCAGAGACACCGATGATCTATGAGGAATTAACTTTACAGGAACATCTTGAAATTACAGCTTTAGCTTATAATATTCCTGAAAATGATTTTAAAAAGCGTAGTGAAGTGTTATTAAAAACATTTAGACTATATGAAAAAAGAAAATATTTTCCTTCTACATTCTCAAAAGGGATGAAACAAAAGGTAATGATTATTTGTGCCCTTATTGTTCAGCCTCAGTTATATATAATTGATGAACCATTTTTAGGATTGGATCCAATTGCTATTAATGACTTACTTGAGATATTAAAAGAGGAAAAAGAAAAAGGAGCAGGCATATTGATGTCTACTCATATTTTATCGACTGCTCAAATTTATTGTGATTCATTTATTATTTTGCATGAGGGAGTAATCATTGCAAAAGGTACATTAGCAGAACTACAAAATCAATATAAAATGCCAAATGCTTCATTAGATGAAATTTATATTTTTGCAACAAAGGAAAGAGAAATATGA